In Salmo salar unplaced genomic scaffold, Ssal_v3.1, whole genome shotgun sequence, the DNA window gtttctaaaactgtttgaatggtgtctgtgagtataacagaacttatttggcaggccaaaacctgagaagattccttacatgaagtgccctctctggccatttcttggccttctacacttctttattgaaaactgaggatctctgctgtaacgtgacacttcctacggctcccataggatCTCAAAAGgcggcagaatgttgaatgatgactttgcaggccatggctgaaaaacagtagagcatttggatagtggttgatctgagaacaatgagactgggggcgtgtGCACGAGccaacaccatgtttttattttcagtttttgaacgaaaacaacgactcccggtcggaatattatcgcttttttacgagaaaaatcgcataaaaattgattttaaacagcgtttgacatgcttcgaagtatggtaatggaatattttgaaatattttgtcacgaaacgcgccgggcgcgtcaccattcagatagtgtcttgaatgcacaacaaaacgccgctatttggatataactatggattatttggaaccaaaccaacatttgttattgaagtagaagtcctgggagtgcattctgacaaagaacagcaaaggtaatccaatttttcttatggtaaatctgagtttggtgagggccaagcttggtgggtgtcaaaatagctagcctgtgatggcgagctatctactcagaatattgcaaaatgtgctttcaccgaaaagctagcggaacgtctagatgtaagaggttggtGTGATGGTCAGTGTTATTAGAACCAAGGTAAGACCAAAATGCAGACAACAGGAGCaggcaaagacaggtcaaggcaggcaggggtcgatagtCCAGAGTAAGGggacaaaggtacaggatggcaggcatgctcagggtaggcagaggtcggtaatccagaagAGGGCAGAGGTACAGATCAGCAAGCAGGCTCAGGCAGAGTGATCAGGCAgacgggctcagagtcaggacaagcagagtggtcaggcaggtgggctcagagtcagggcaggcaagggtcaaaaccaggaggacaagaAAACAGAGACTGGGGAAAAAGCAGGCGCAGACACAAACCACTGGTAGACTCGaacaaatacacaggggataatggggaagatgggctacacctggaagggggtggagataatcacaaagacaggtgaaacagatcagtgtgtgacacaatgttccctctaaactgcagATAAATCAGCCAACAGTGAGAAGCACGAGATCGAACTTCACTAAAtgttctagagcagtggtcaccaactggtTGATCTCCATGGCATTCCTAGTggatcgccaaacatttctgtaaaaacccACGATAAAGCCTTTTGTTCCTATTAATGGGGGGGTCTCGGGCTGATGGCAGTAGGTGCACCTGATTCAGTTGCCCTGCACGCCGGGTAGGCAAGCTGTTGCCAtattgaaccatttcatgtgtctgaatgtaAAAACTGCCTTTCTGGctggcccagagagcaaatcaagtgcactatagggctaccgctggccaatcggatgtagccaggagtggtatggtgttgatatcgtgtagtcatagtaaccaggagtgctatggtgttgatatggtgtagacatagtaaccaggagtggtatggtgttgatattgtgtagtcatagtaaccaggagtggtctggtgttgatattgtgttgtcatagtaaccaggagtggtatggtgttgatatggtTTTtatcatagtaaccaggagtgctatggtgttgatatggtgtagtcatagtaaccaggagtggtatggtgttgatatggtgtagtcatagtaaccaggagtggtctggtgttgatattgtgttgtcatagtaaccaggagtggtatggtgttgatatggtTTTtatcatagtaaccaggagtgctatggtgttgatatggtgtagtcatagtaaccaggagtggtatggtgttgatattgtgcagtcatagtaaccaggagtggtatggtgttgatatggtgtagtcatagtaaccaggagtggtatggtgttgatatggtgtagtcatagtaaccaggagtggtatggtgttgatattgtgtagtcatagtaaccaggagtggtatggtgttgatatggtgtagtcatagtaaccaggagtggtatggtgttgatattgtGTTGTCATAGTAACtaggagtggtatggtgttgatattgtgtagtcatagtaaccaggagtggtatggtgttgatatggtgtagtcatagtaaccaggagtagtatggtgttgatatggtgtagtcatagtaaccaggagtgggatggtgttgatattgtgtagttatagtaaccaggagtggtatggtaTTGATATtgtgtagttatagtaaccaggagtagtatggtgttgatatggtgtagtcatagtaaccaggagtgggatggtgttgatattgtgtagttatagtaaccaggagtggtatggtaTTGATATtgtgtagttatagtaaccaggagtagtatggtgttgatatggtgtagtcatagtaaccaggagtggtatggtgttgatatggtgtagtcatagtaaccaggagtgggaTGGTGTTGATATCTCTGGCGTACCGTTGGACACtgctgtctatctatattattgTACCgtatggagaatgtagctgtttatctgtattattgacctgTCTGGAGAATGTAGCTGGGATCATATTTCTGAATTCCCAGAATGCCCTGTTAGGGTGAAAGAGGTTGAGGAGTCAAGGATCAGGGCTGTACAGCAAGTCTCCTATGTGGAGGTGGTGAAGAGAGTTGAAGGGAAAAGAGGCCACAGTTCTGAAGAAGATATGGAGGTGGATGTACCACAACCAGTTGTAAATGTTATACGTCAATCAAGTGATCTGGATACACTTATTGTGGAAAAGGTGGATTTTGTAGCATTTACAGCCACAGTTATTAATTGTACTGCACATTATTATAACTGCAGCCTCCAAGACTTACGGCAGAAGCACTTCAAGGACTACTGTCACCAGGAAATGTCCCTCCATCACAGGATCCctctgagcctgtgtagggaccTGATTAAAATAGAAAAGCAGGCTGAtttagggagatagggaggagagagaggggaggagaagcggAGAGGGGAATAAGAGAAGCGGGGGAGAAgcggagagggggataagaggagctggggaggagaaagggaggagaggagagggggaggagaggagaggagaagagaggagagggggtagggGAGTAGAGGACATGAGAGGGGCtgaagagagagacgaggaggggGGAGAataagaggggggaggggagaagagaagaggagagggggaaagaggacagggagaggagaggggagaagaggagagggggtgagcgagagaagaagagaaggagagaatagtagagggggagaagagtagaagaggagagggggagaagcggagagggggaaagaggaggggtggtggagagggggaggagaggagagagggaagagaggagagggtgagaaggggagaggaggagaataggAAAAGAGTAGATGAGAGGTGGAgaaaagaagaggagaagagagggggagaagaggagactgGGAGAAGAGaaaatggagagaagaggagaagagaggggtagaCTAAGAGAAGAGagtaggaggagaagagagggggaggagaagaggtgagtgggagaacaggagagggggagaaggggagaggcgaggggggagaagagaagaagaggagatgagaagaggagaagaggcgaacagagtagaggagaagaggagaagagaggggaggagaagaggggggaagaggagaggagaagagagggggagaagaggagaagagagggtgaggagaagagggggggaagaggagaagagtggggaggagaagagaggggggagaagaagagagaagggggagaagaggagaagggagggggagaagaggagaagagagggtgaggagaagaggggaggagaagagagggggaggagaagagaggggagaaggggggagaagaggagaagagggggagaagaggagaagagagggtgaggagaagagggggggaagaggagaagagaggggggagaagaggagaagagagggtgaggagaagaggggaggagaagagagggggaggagaagagagggggagaagggggagaagaggagaagaggggggagaagaggagaagagagggtgaggagaagaggggaggagaagagagggggaggagaagagagggggaggagaagagagggggagaaggggggagaagaggagaagagaggggggagaagaggagagtgggagaagaggagaggagaggggggttagagattggagagggggagaagagtagaggcgagggggaggaggaatgggagagaagaggaagaggagagaagaggagaagagaggtggagaagaggaggatagagggggagaagatcagaagagagaggaggagagggggagaagagaagaggatatgaggagaaggggggagaggagaaggggaggaaagGAGTGGGGGGACTACCGCCTAGTGGCCATAAGTGGAactgtcctgtcagtgtgtttttACTGCTGGCTCAAAACAACACATGACCTGCATACATGATATGATTCATGTGTGAGTACTAAAAGCATAtgaatatagtatattatagtatatttattatatatgtgGGTCTGATAAGTAAACACTCTTAATGTTTAATGTTTTAGCACATTGTTTGCTGTAGCGTTAACAATAATTTAAAACATCCCCAAACCctttttcctcctccaccaaactttacagttgacacgcattggggcaggtagcgttctcctggcatccgccaaacccagatttgtacgtcgaattgccagatggtgaagcgtgattcatcactccagagaacacgtttttactgctccagagtccgatGTAGGCGATCTTTACACCTTTCCAGCCGACCCTTGGCATTtcccatggtgatcttaggcttgtgtgcggctgctcaccatggaaacccatttcatgaagctcccaacaaacagttattgtgctgacgttgcttccagaggcagtttggaactcgttagtgagtgttgcaaccgaggtcaGCCGCCGTtgttcctagatgtttccacttcacaataacagcacttacagttgaccggggcagctctagcagggcagaaatttgaccatctgaaagttggcatcctatgatggtgccatgttgaaagtcactgagctcttcattaaggccattctactgccaatgtttgtctatggagattgcatggcttgattttatacatctgtcaggaagcggtgtggctgaaatagaatccactaatttgaaggggtgtccacatacttttgtatatatagtgtatgtacacatgggtgttgttgcaccataccaacgataagcctgtcttccccatcacatcatgaaaggtcatgttgatgttcatttaacctctgtctctctcttcctctgactcATCCCTTCCTTTctcatttatttctctctctctctgtctttctctctttctcctctgtctctctccttctcctcagaTCTCCAGGCTCAAAGCGTCAGTCCACCAGGTAGGTAGAGTATAAATCTACAGTGATTATAGCAGTTCAATATAACTTTATTATCCCACATGGAGAAATTCATGTGTCCATACAAACCATTCTAAACCCCAATAACAAGTAGTGTTTTATGGAACTACTAATACTTGTCAACCACAAAGCACTACTGCTGTTAGAATAACAGAATCACTGTCATCATCTGTCCTCAccactgtgttttcctctctgctgttTACAGCTGAACACTCAGTCAGACTGGTGAATGGGACCACTTCCTGTTCTGGGACAGTGGAAGTCTTTTCCAGAGGAGAGTGGTTGGGTCTATGTACTGTGGGGTGGAGAATGATGATAGAGGTTAAGGTTGTGTGTAGAGAGCTGGACTGTGGGAATCCTGTAGCTGAATCTAGAGGACCTCTGGCTGAAGATGGAAGAAGAGGAGTCATACTATTTAGTTGTAGTGGAGATGAGTCTTCTATTAGACAGTGTGTCATCATAAGAGGAGGACCTGGTGACTGTATTGGTAGATATTATCATCATGTGACCTGTTCAGGTAAGAGACTGGTCATATTGAGAGATTTATTTATACATTATACAATATTACCATGTAtcatgttttatgtgtttttaCTTCAtttaaatagagggagagatgtcagATGTATTTAAACAATATATTTGTGTTTGTCATATTGGTTTATGGGAGATGTTCATGGGCAGATCATTGTAGTTCAGATGGTACTGAAGTGAAGCTGCCTGATGGATGTCCAgctgtttattttctataaagtgaagtgaacttattcctgtctcctgcctgcaTTATTCCCAACCCTGAGTGACTAAGAACCCATTTCTACCTCTTACAGTATCAAACATAGCAAACTACAATCTTTTATCCAACATATTTGTGTTTAGTCCTTGACAGTGTCATCAACAACACTGATTGAATGTTCAACCAAGTCTTTTCTCCAGAGTCTGTGCGGCTTGTGGATGGAGCTGGTCTCTGctctgggagagtggaggtgaagTCCGATCAGTCCTGGGCCTCAGTGTGTGAAGCTGACTTTGACCGGCAGGATGCAGAGGTAGTCTGTGGGGAGCTTGGCTGTGGGGCTCCTGCAGCTCTACAGGGGGGGCTCTATGGAGAAGGTGAGGGTCAGACCTGGGATAAAGAGTTCCAGTGTAAAGGCAAAGAGTCCCTTCTCCTGGACTgtgacacctcagacagagaaaaCAACACCTGTCTACCTGGTAATGCTGTTGGACTCACCTGCTCAGGTAAGAAACAGTTTGTCACTCAATCAACATTGTTTCTCACCTGGAGTGAAGAATATGAGAGACAATATAGGTGTGTTTTAGTGAGAAAATAGTAagattactgtctctctcttttcttttctcagagcCTGATGAtgtgaggctggtgggaggaggcagTCACTGTgctggtggagtggagtggtacgACCAGGGAGAGTGGAGGACTGTGGGAGCTGAAGACAGGAACCAGAGGGATGTAGCTGCAGTAGTGTGTAGACAGCTGGGTTGTGGCTCCACTGTTTCAGTTCTATCTGGAAACACCACTGGAGGGTTTGGAGTTGACTGTTATGGGGATGAGCCTGTACTGAAGGAGTGTAGGAGAATGTATGATCTCTATCCTGGACTCACAGTGATCTGCTCAGGTAATAACAAGATATTGTAATTATATTCAACTATTTCCTTCATCCATACAACTTCCTCTGCACCTCTCATGATGACTGCTTAGCTTGTAAGTCTGCTTTGCAAAATAGATCACTCAGTCAAGTAGGAATCAAATACAACTTAAATATCCCAGAATGCTTTTGTATTTGAGTGTTATCTCAGTGAACGTCTCTACTCACTACCACTGTCACATGTCATGTTATTGTCATATCTAAATGAGGAAAGTAGTTGAGGAGCTacgttttctttttctctcctcttgttcCAGATGTCCTGCTTAAGCCTGATATCAACATATGTTGTCTCAGTGACTGTAGGCCCACTACTCAtattgccctgtgagggagggtgGCCAGCACTGTTACATGCTGATGTTATTGTCATATCTATAGGAAACTAGTTGAAGAGGTTTTTCTTGTTCTCTTTTATTGTTACAGATCTCCTGGTCCAGCCTGATATCTCCCTGACTGACTCAATGGGAGGGGTCTCCAGGGGACACCAGGGGCCCGGGGTGTTCAGGGGCTACAGCTTCACCATCACCTGCTCCACTCAGCCACAGTACCCAGGAGGCTCCTTCCTCCTCACGTTCACCGGCTCCAACAGAACCCAGACCCAGCCAGCTGTCAATCACTCTGCTGCCTTCCTCTTCCCTGCTGCAGATGACTCCCACCAAGGGAACTACAGCTGTGTTCATGACAATTATGTTTTCTCTCATGACTTCTCCTCTGAGAGTGagctcctctccctcaccatcaCAGGTAACTGAACATGAACCAGACTTATAACTTTGTCACTGACAGATTTCCCACAGATCTATGTGATGATGATCAGTCCCCTCATCAAAGGTGTTTCTGTTTGCAGCCTCTCCTCTGCCAGCCTTCATCATCAGACacgttgtagtgctgctgatcctacTGACAGCCATCACCACCTCCTACCTGTACTACAAGGTAAAGACATTTACTCAGACGTTACAAGTCATTTAaactagagggagagggtgagggggagagggagggagagagaatggagatacTGGAGAGTAAATGTCTGACTGTTGGTGCTGTGTCTCCCTAGCCCACCAGGAGGCAGAAGAGAGTGAACAGGGTGAGCAGCATGGATCTTTATGTCAATGCCATGGAGATGGTCTCTCTGAGCTCCAGAGCTGAAGCTGgaacgggagaggagagagcagcccaGGGGACGGAGTAGGAGTAGAATGAAGCTGACCCTACAtgctgatcttaggtcagttttgtgttttaaATGGATGGTCAGCAGTGGACTGATGTTTAAAATGTGGTGACAAACCTGAAGTGGTTGTAATTTTAATAACAAGTTCAGAATTAGTTTCTCTTTCTAGAACCTTGGAAGAAATCTAAAAGGATTGACTGCAACCACCATTATTCCTTTTAGTTTGGTTTTTACCACCAGagaaacatggggttctgggtaacatggggttttgggtaacatggggttttgggtaacatggggttttgtgggtaacatggggttttgtgggtaacatggggttttgtgggtaacatggggttttgtgggtaacatggggttttgtgggtaacatggggttttgattAGTTTAAGAGAGTAGCTTAATTACGTCTGTTTTGTGTTCCAGAATGTATTACTTTTAACTTTTGTCTTCATGTCTATCTATTtatcttagattctttatcttatttagtctcttagattctttatcttatttagtgtctcttagattctttatcttatttagtgtctcttagattctttatcttatttagtgtctcttagattctttatcttatttagtgttctCTTAGATTCttcatcttatttagtgtcttagattctttatcttatttagtgtctcttagattctttatcttatttagtgtctcttagattctttatcttatttagtgtctcttagattctttatcttatttagtgtctcttagattctttatcttatttagtgtctcttagattctttatcttatttagtgtctcttagattctttatcttatttagtgtctcttagattctttatcttatttagtgtctcttagattcttcatcttatttagtgtcttagattctttatcttatttagtgtctcttagattctttatcttatttagtgtctcttagattctttatcttatttagtgtctcttagattctttatcttatttagtgtctcttagattctttatcttatttagtgtctcttagattctttatcttatttagtgtctcttagattctttatcttatttagtgtctcttagattctttatcttatttagtgtctcttagattctttatcttatttagtatctcttagattctttatcttatttagtgtctcttagattctttatcttatttagtgtctcttagattctttatcttatttagtgtctcttagattcttatcttatttagtgtctcttagattcttcatcttatttagtgtctcttagattctttatcttatttagtgtctcttagattctttatcttatttagtgtctcttagattctttatcttatttagtgtctcttagattctttatcttatttagtgtctcttagattctttatcttgaagtgtttccattattagtCCATGTATTATTATAATCATCTGGTCATtctttgtatttaaaaaaaaattaataaaggggtttgttgttgtttacctctCATGATGTTATTAATTATAAATGTTATGATATTGATTATGATGTAGATTATTGTTATGATGTTGTTAGTATTATatagataatgatgttattgattatgaagtagattattgttatgatgtttctctctaAACTGCCATGTAATCAACTGAATGCTTTTAATAAAATGACAGGCTGTCAGTCTTGTGTGATTCCCCTCTTGGacagactacaacatacagtatgaattaactgagatcagtcttgtgtgattcccctcttggacagactacaacatacagtatgaattaactggtcatacatttggcaggaggttaggaagtgcatctcagtttccacctcagttTGTGGgctgtgtgcacatagcctgtcttctcttgagccaggtacccacctgtatatagtattgctattgttatttttctgctgctctttaattacttgttactttcatttcttattcttatccatattttttttagctgcattgttggttaggggctcataactaatacaatttgatttgatttgaggtctgcttacggcagcctttctcaatagcaaggctatgctcactgagtctgtacgtagtcaaagctttccttaagtttgggtcagtcacagtggtcaggtattctgccactgtgtagtctctgtttagggctaaataacattctagtttgctctgttttttgttaatcctttccaatgtgtcaagtaattatccttttgttttctcatgatttggtttggtctaatatgttttctgtcctggggctctgtggggtctgtttgtgaacagagtaccaggtccagcttgcttaggggactcgtctgtctgtctgtctctctctctttctgtctctctctctctctctttctgtctgtctgtctttctgtctctctttctgtctctctctcacaaatATGAGGGGCTAATGATAACACCTGCAAATTCAAACAGTGAGAAACTACaaacaaacagaaagagagaagttaAGACATCattgtagttatttatcctccacatagactatgatgtattgttgtcctggtgtgtagttatttatcctccatagactatgatgtattgttgtcctggtgtgtagttatttatcctccacatagactatgatgtattgttgtcctggtgtgtagttatttatcctccacatagactatgatgtattgttgtcctggtgtgtagttatttatcctccatagactatgatgtaatgttgtcctggtgtgtagttatttatcctccatagactatgatgtattgttgtccaggggcctgttgcacaaaactaggataagggattaagccaggatatcttggtgatcctggctcaattgatccgtaatccggttgcactaaagatggatagggggcaggaggatatgttatggtataaattaccatggagatttattctgtggagctagcctgctccagaccaggctaaattccaggatctatttaatctcatccctaatgtcagtcagcagtcaccacaaatggaaaccaatagttatttcactgctcactatacattgttatcacataactagacccactgtcattatttaaacgtttgtgatcattaatttcaatgattttggataaaaaataatttttagattatgttgctatcattagataatttacagtttcccatagactataaggctatatataaaatgatagaatattagggccacagagggaaaaaaaacacaagtaataatattgtaaccggttgttttaaaggaggacagttgttaaaatgacagatgtggggcatttcgtgaaattgtacttcagtatggtttcataaacaaagacatgctgatgtgccagaatattaagtatcacattgtcataagtatcaaaactgtaaaaacaatatgtagcttttctgcagaaagaaccagcctcataaatttatgactttatcctttttcttcagtgtggccctagtactctgtcatataaacaaaatacacattccatatgaatataaaaacacaatgtgtaacattatgttcctttattgaataaggacaaaacaaagcaggtaaaccatcagctcctttcgaaactgaagtcacagtgactacaagatggaaagcacagaatccaagcatattatacaaaatgatacatacacattcaaaggtctgtatataacacaccctgcatgtctgcacactaaaataaatgcaggacaaatccatacacatcaactgaacagacaaatgaatggatgcagtagcctccctgcagccttgtattacacacagtataccgcacaaacatcataagaggccaaattcgtaaaaaaacgaacccaaaaaaacccaattcctctgccaccgcaggacatatttaaccaaaattgaaagcacacatactaactaaaataattcaacacatattggtccctcagcagccgaccactgtcgtcatcagggaagattgccggattgtcccagtccatggctggtggcactctgggggccctctccttcctcaggcaggccacattgtggaggacagcacaagccacagtaatatcacatgccctaacagggctgacccttaatttgtgaaggcagtgaaagcgtgccttcaggaggccaaaggtcatttcaactctggccctggtcctggcatgggcatggttgtaggcctgctgtgcttcctgggggtctgtgaaaggtgtcaggagaaaaggctggcagccatacccctgtctcccagcagcacaccagagaattcacctgtcaacacaaaatctcatcattactacctcataaacacagtgatattcttgacacagccatgatggttataaataggggttgtgtggcttaccttgtgataggcactgatagatttcagaggcccgaaagattctggagtcatggactgagccaggccattttgccacaacattgctgatcacacagtcagcattgcagaccatctgaaatcataagatgaggaatattacaccaatcaatgcacatcactggcaatgcagagtgttcgtcaatggacaatatcaaaaagttatgttcacctgaacattaatgctgtgaaaggatttcctattcacaaaatcggcctcatgggcacctgagggggcttttatccttatgtgtgtgcagtccactgcaccaatgacattggggaaacctgtcacacaaagtaatgagtatcctactatgtgttaacagttgtcctgtaatttgtagatcctcttacctgcaatcctatagaactcctctttgatgtcacagagtcttctgtggccagggaaggagatgaagacatctgctaatgctttgatagccagacacacactccttattgtgcggcaaattgtggccttgttcagctgttctgcatcccccactgagtacaggaaggctccactagaaaaaaagcgcaaggccacacaaaccatttgctccacactcagtgcatggctccgtgcagtgcggtgcttaatcctgggacccagtagtctgcatagatacctgatgccatctgcagaaaacctgta includes these proteins:
- the LOC106601384 gene encoding CD5 antigen-like, with amino-acid sequence MTVHLVRSVEPQLEADMIPAVILTILFWCTDLQAQSVSPPAEHSVRLVNGTTSCSGTVEVFSRGEWLGLCTVGWRMMIEVKVVCRELDCGNPVAESRGPLAEDGRRGVILFSCSGDESSIRQCVIIRGGPGDCIGRYYHHVTCSESVRLVDGAGLCSGRVEVKSDQSWASVCEADFDRQDAEVVCGELGCGAPAALQGGLYGEGEGQTWDKEFQCKGKESLLLDCDTSDRENNTCLPGNAVGLTCSEPDDVRLVGGGSHCAGGVEWYDQGEWRTVGAEDRNQRDVAAVVCRQLGCGSTVSVLSGNTTGGFGVDCYGDEPVLKECRRMYDLYPGLTVICSDLLVQPDISLTDSMGGVSRGHQGPGVFRGYSFTITCSTQPQYPGGSFLLTFTGSNRTQTQPAVNHSAAFLFPAADDSHQGNYSCVHDNYVFSHDFSSESELLSLTITASPLPAFIIRHVVVLLILLTAITTSYLYYKPTRRQKRVNRVSSMDLYVNAMEMVSLSSRAEAGTGEERAAQGTE